A DNA window from Bombus huntii isolate Logan2020A chromosome 10, iyBomHunt1.1, whole genome shotgun sequence contains the following coding sequences:
- the LOC126870739 gene encoding odorant receptor 49b-like: MSDDKTKREFEKTIDLNLALLRLAGVVSSERASRDTLASLAFVCMTINTVSYVYEFATSSYTLATVLESFAMIISLVAGQTRLVILLWLRDSCQTMLNICESFWSTLNLREKKIVQSYTNKAKLLSRCYLFSCVSTIFFYVLLIQFGSLIFSEPKHFANVTLYGNNSSFVPSEAAKSLQATDDKRRRLPYAFFIDVQETPWYEIAYVVQLGSMISVGLTCVGVDTTGPLLILIACGYFDTVQSRIENSYSFESPSSLPVLASLSIATKTKIATETTSVTRTESSSRNVGMKNLRTCLNHHQLLLKLCEDIENLTNIMFLIQLITSTYNISLIGFKIVEDNPGKVKFVTQLGIFIIQLFLCNWPPDLLRSKSEAIGHAGYSMPWYRYPRNLRNPVNMLLIRGQKPVRLTAGKFIELSLETFASMISTAASFFTMVRSMN, encoded by the exons ATGAGCGACGACAAGACGAAACGTGAATTCGAAAAAACGATCGATCTAAATTTGGCTCTCCTGAGATTGGCCGGTGTAGTTTCGAGCGAAAGAGCGAGCAGAGATACGTTGGCGAGCTTGGCGTTCGTTTGCATGACGATTAACACCGTTTCATACGTGTACGAATTTGCAACGAGTTCGTACACTCTGGCCACCGTTTTGGAATCATTCGCGATGATCATCTCACTCGTAGCAGGACAAACGCGACTCGTGATTCTTTTGTGGTTGCGCGATTCTTGTCAAACGATGTTGAACATTTGCGAGTCTTTTTGGTCGACTTTAAATTTACGCGAAAAGAAGATCGTTCAAAGTTACACGAACAAAGCGAAACTATTGAGTCGCTGCTACTTGTTTAGCTGCGTTTCAACTATATTCTTCTACGTGCTGTTGATACAATTTGGCTCTTTGATATTTAGCGAACCGAAGCATTTTGCGAATGTTACGCTTTATGGAAACAATAGCAGCTTTGTTCCGTCGGAAGCTGCGAAATCTCTGCAAGCGACGGACGATAAGCGACGACGTTTACCGTACGCGTTTTTTATCGACGTACAAGAAACACCGTGGTACGAGATCGCTTACGTTGTTCAACTTGGGTCCATGATCAGCGTCGGTTTGACCTGTGTCGGCGTGGACACGACTGGTCCTTTGCTTATTCTGATCGCGTGTGGGTATTTCGACACGGTACAATCTAGAATTGAAAATTCCTATTCGTTTGAATCACCGTCATCGCTACCGGTTTTGGCGTCGTTATCAATTGCAACAAAGACGAAGATTGCAACGGAAACCACGTCGGTTACCAGAACAGAATCGTCGTCAAGGAACGTAGGCATGAAAAATTTGCGAACATGCCTGAACCATCATCAACTGTTACTAAA ATTGTGCGAGGATATCGAAAACTTGACAAATATAATGTTTCTGATACAACTGATCACCAGCACGTACAATATCTCATTGATTGGCTTCAAAATAGTCGAG GACAATCCCGGCAAGGTCAAGTTCGTCACGCAACTTGGGATCTTTATTATTCAGCTCTTTCTCTGCAATTGGCCACCGGATCTTCTTCGATCGAAG AGCGAAGCTATTGGTCACGCCGGGTATTCGATGCCTTGGTATCGGTATCCCCGCAATTTACGAAATCCGGTGAACATGCTTCTGATCAGAGGTCAAAAACCGGTTCGCCTGACTGCTGGGAAGTTCATCGAGCTGTCGCTGGAAACATTTGCCTCT ATGATATCCACCGCTGCTTCGTTTTTCACCATGGTACGAAGCATGAACTGA